One window of Medicago truncatula cultivar Jemalong A17 chromosome 2, MtrunA17r5.0-ANR, whole genome shotgun sequence genomic DNA carries:
- the LOC11433585 gene encoding transcription factor bHLH18, with amino-acid sequence MEESWEHWPLHSELGDVEVLLGQYCHQTSADDEEEFLRDIILQQPVTYSGSISSSNEMDGSDCSKKKLHPSSSPFTPRTFILSFDKSTIIPATTTPESEEVSIPKSRSNNNKRSLEPKAKASNQTGKKSRSGSQYLDHIMAERKRRLELSQKFIALSATIPGLKKMDKNYILGEAISYVKLLQERVKELEDQNKNSKESTIILKKTDMCVSEDTTSNSDQDCCKSPLFDVKARIMENEVLIQMHCEKENDIEIKIYNVLENLDLFVTASSVLAFGTSTLGFTIVAQMGEGYKTTVNDLVKTLWQVLNSKTDPF; translated from the exons ATGGAGGAATCATGGGAACACTGGCCTCTTCATTCG GAATTGGGTGATGTAGAGGTTTTGCTAGGGCAATATTGTCATCAAACTAGTgctgatgatgaagaagagttCTTGAGAGACATAATCCTTCAGCAACCTGTTACATATTCTGGAAGTATATCATCCTCTAATGAGATGGATGGCTCAGATTGCTCAAAGAAAAAGCTTCATCCTTCATCATCACCGTTCACTCCAAGGACATTCATTCTCTCTTTTGATAAATCTACCATAATACCAGCTACTACTACACCAGAATCAGAAGAAGTGTCAATACCAAAGAGtagaagtaataataataagaggAGTTTGGAACCAAAAGCAAAAGCTAgtaaccaaactggaaagaagAGTAGAAGTGGTTCTCAGTATCTGGATCACATTATGGCTGAGAGAAAAAGGAGACTAGAATTATCACAGAAGTTCATTGCACTTTCAGCTACTATTCCTGGCTTAAAGAAG atGGACAAGAACTATATACTTGGTGAAGCAATCAGTTATGTGAAACTACTTCAAGAACGTGTGAAGGAGCTAGAGGATCAAAACAAGAATAGCAAAGAATCAACAATAATTCTCAAGAAAACTGATATGTGTGTAAGTGAAGATACCACCTCAAACTCTGATCAGGATTGCTGCAAATCACCACTCTTTGATGTTAAAGCAAGAATAATGGAAAATGAGGTACTCATTCAGATGCACTGTGAGAAGGAAAATGACATTGAGATCAAAATATATAACGTGCTAGAAAATCTTGATCTCTTTGTCACTGCTAGCAGTGTATTGGCTTTTGGGACTTCAACTCTTGGCTTTACTATTGTCGCTCAG ATGGGTGAAGGGTACAAAACGACGGTGAATGATTTGGTGAAAACTCTATGGCAAGTGCTGAATAGCAAAACTGACCCGTTCTAG
- the LOC25487960 gene encoding F-box/LRR-repeat protein 14: MMDNIPEHIIWEILNRIKKTSDRNNVSLACKRLYYLDNAQRHSLKVGCGMDPANEALTCLCTRFLNLSKVEITYSGWMSKLGKQLDDNGLFILGNHCPLLCDLSLSYCTFITDVGLGYLASSLKLSSLRLNFTPRITGCGILSLVVGCKNLSRLHLIRCLNVSSVEWLEYLGKLGTLEDLSIRNCRAIGEGDLIKLGPGWQKLKRLQFEVDANYRYMKVYDRLSVDRWQKQNVPCENMLELSLVNCIISPGRGLACVLGKCKNLEIIHLDMCVGVRDSDIICLSQISSNLRSVSFRVPSDFSLSSLVNNPLRLTDESLKALAQNCSKLESVSLSFSDGEFPSFSSFTFSGIYHLIQKCPVRQISLDHVYSFSDFGMEALCTAEYLEYLELVRCQEISDEGLQLVSQFPRLSILRLCKCLGISDDGLKPLVGSCKLDFLAVEDCPQVSERGVQGAAKFVSFKQDLSWMY; this comes from the coding sequence ATGATGGATAATATACCAGAGCATATAATATGGGAGATATTGAATAGAATAAAGAAAACTAGTGACAGAAACAATGTTTCCCTTGCTTGTAAAAGACTTTACTATTTAGATAATGCACAGAGACATTCTCTTAAGGTTGGATGTGGAATGGATCCTGCAAATGAAGCATTAACATGTTTATGTACTAGGTTTCTCAACTTGTCCAAAGTAGAGATCACATATTCTGGTTGGATGTCGAAATTAGGAAAACAATTGGATGATAATGGTCTTTTCATTCTTGGAAATCATTGTCCTTTATTATGTGATCTCTCGTTAAGTTATTGCACTTTTATCACTGATGTCGGTCTTGGATACTTGGCTTCTTCTTTGAAGTTATCGTCTTTGAGGTTGAATTTCACTCCGAGAATAACAGGCTGTGGAATATTGTCTCTTGTTGTCGGTTGCAAGAATCTCTCTAGGCTTCACCTTATTAGATGTCTCAATGTGAGCAGTGTGGAGTGGCTGGAATATCTTGGAAAACTTGGAACACTTGAGGATCTCTCCATTAGGAATTGTAGAGCTATCGGTGAAGGTGATTTGATTAAGCTTGGCCCTGGTTGGCAAAAGCTTAAAAGGTTGCAATTTGAAGTTGATGCGAATTATCGATATATGAAAGTTTATGATCGACTGTCTGTTGATAGGTGGCAAAAGCAGAATGTCCCTTGTGAAAATATGCTGGAACTAAGTTTGGTGAATTGCATCATAAGCCCTGGAAGAGGGCTTGCTTGCGTGTTGGGAAAGTGTAAGAACTTGGAAATAATTCACCTGGATATGTGTGTTGGCGTAAGGGACTCTGACATAATTTGCTTGTCTCAAATTTCGAGTAACCTTCGATCAGTTTCATTTAGAGTTCCATCTGATTTTTCTCTTTCGTCCTTGGTCAATAATCCTTTGAGATTAACAGATGAGAGTTTGAAAGCCTTGGCTCAAAACTGCTCAAAGCTTGAATCGGTGAGTTTATCTTTTTCCGATGGGGAGTTTCCTTCGTTTTCCTCATTCACATTTAGTGGAATATATCACTTAATTCAAAAGTGCCCGGTTCGGCAGATTTCCCTTGATCACGTTTATTCCTTCAGTGATTTTGGAATGGAAGCTCTTTGCACTGCAGAATATCTTGAATATCTTGAACTTGTGAGGTGCCAAGAAATTAGTGATGAAGGGCTACAACTTGTGAGTCAATTTCCCCGATTGAGTATTTTACGGCTATGCAAGTGTTTGGGAAtctcagatgatggattaaAGCCGCTTGTTGGATCATGCAAGCTGGATTTCCTTGCCGTTGAAGATTGTCCGCAAGTTTCTGAAAGAGGTGTCCAAGGAGCTGCAAAGTTTGTATCTTTCAAGCAAGATTTATCTTGGATGTACTGA